DNA from Bordetella genomosp. 13:
GTCGAAGACCTGCCGGCGGAACCCGAGCCCGCGCCCGATCCCGGTCCCGACCCGGAAGAGGTTCGCCAGGCGCTGCGCGAGCAGGCGCGCACCGAAGGCCGCTTGCAAGGCCTTACCGAAGGCCACCAGCAAGGCCTGGCCGAAGGCCGCGAACAGGGCCACGCCGAAGGCCTGAAGGCCGGCCGCGAGGCTGGCTATGCCGAGGGCCTGGCGCAGGCGCGCGAACATGGCCGCCAGGAAGCCGAACATCTCAACGCCCTCGCCTCCAGCCTCGCGACCTCGCTGCGCGCGCTCGAAGAGCAGTTGGGCCAGAGTCTGATCACGCTGGCCCTGGACATTGCCGGCCAGGTGGTGCGCGAGCGGCTCGACCAGCATCCCGAGGCCATGGTGGCCGCGGTGCGCGAAGTGCTGCACATCAACCCGACGCCGCCGCAGGGCGCGCTGCGCCTGTGGGTGCATCCCGAAGACCTCGAACTGGTGCGCCTGCACCTGGCCGACGAGCTGAAGGAAGGCAACTGGCGCGTGCTGGCCGACGAATCGATCACGCGCGGCGGATGCCGCGCCGAGACGCCCTACGGCGACATCGACGCGACGCTGCAGACGCGGTGGCGCCGCGTGGCCGCTTCGCTGGGCCGCAGCGCCTCGTGGGACGAACAGGCATGAATCCGGTCATGCAACCGCACGCCGATCCGGCCGCGGCGCCGGTGCCGCTCACCGAGCGCTGGAAGACGCAGCTGCAGATCGGCTCGATCCGCACCGTCTCCACCGAACCCTGGCTGGTCACCGGGCGCATCACGCGCGCCACCGGGCTGGTCCTGCACGCCACCGGCCTGCGCCTGCCCGTGGGCGCCGCCTGCCGCATCGAGATCGCGCGCGGCCATGATTACTGGGCCGACGCCGAAGTCGTCGGTTTCGATGGACACACCCTGTACCTGATGCCGCAGGCCGACATCTCGGGCTTGCCGCCGGGCGCGCGCGTCATGCCCAGCGAGCCCGCGCTGCAACGCCCCGTGCCCCTGCCCCGCAAGGCAGAACTCAACGGCAACGCCAAGCCCCAGATCGGCCGCCACCTTCCGGTGGGCAACGCCATGCTGGGCCGCGTGGTCGATGGCGCCGGACGGCCGCTGGACGGCCTGGGTCCGCTGACCGGGGCCGAGCAGGCGCCGCTGACCGCGCTGCCCATCAACCCCCTGTCGCGCGCTCCGATCGATACGGTACTGGACGTGGGCGTGCGCGCCATCAACGGCCTGCTCACTGTCGGCCGCGGCCAGCGCATGGGCCTGTTCGCGGGTTCCGGCGTCGGCAAGAGCGTGCTGCTGGGCATGATGGCGCGCTACACGCGCGCCGACATCATCGTGGTGGGCCTGATCGGCGAACGGGGCCGCGAAGTGAAGGAATTCATCGAGCACAACCTCGGGCCCGAAGGCCTGGCGCGCTCGGTGGTGGTGGCCGCCCCGGCCGACGTATCTCCGTTGCTGCGCCTGCAGGGCGCCAGCTATGCCACCCGCCTGGCCGAGCATTTCCGCGACCAGGGCCTGGACGTGCTGCTGATCATGGACTCGCTGACCCGCTACGCGATGGCGCAGCGCGAGATCGCGCTGGCGATCGGCGAGCCGCCGGCCACCAAGGGCTATCCGCCGTCGGTGTTCGCGCGGCTGCCGGCACTGGTCGAGCGTACCGGCATGGGCGCGCCCGGTCCCAACGGCAAGGCCGGATCCATCACCGCCTTCTATACCGTGCTCGCCGAGGGCGACGACCAGCAGGATCCCATCGCCGACGCCGCGCGCGCCATTCTCGACGGCCACATCGTACTGTCGCGCCATCTGGCCGAAGCCGGGCACTATCCCGCCATCGACATCGAGGCGTCGATCTCGCGCGCCATGACCTCGCTGATCACGCCGCAGCAGTTCGCGCTGGTGCGGCGCTTCAAGCAGACGTTCTCGCGTTACCAGCGCAATCGCGACCTCATCGCGGTGGGCGCCTACGCGGCCGGCAACGACCACCAGCTGGACGACGCCATCGCGCGCTATCCGCGCCTGGAAGCCTATTTGCAGCAGGACATTTCCGACAACATCGACTATCCGACCGCGATCGATCAGTTGCGCGGCTCGTTCGAGATCAAGGAAACCTATGCCTAGCCAATTGCCCCTGGACATGTTGATCGGTCTGGCCAAGGAAAGCACCGACGAGGCGGCCCGCGTGCTGGGCCGGCTGAACGCCGAGCGCACCCAGGCCGAGCGCCAGCTGACCATGCTGTACGACTACCGGCAGGACTATCTGCAGCGCCTGCAGCAGGCCATGCAGACGGGCATGTCGGCCGCCGACTGCCATAACTACCAGCGCTTCATCTCCACGCTGGACGACGCCATCGGCCAGCAGACCAATGTGTTGCGCGTGGCCGACGACCACCTGGCGCGCGGCCGCCAGCACTGGCAGCAGGAGCAGCGCAAGCTGAACTCGTTCGACGCCCTGTCGCAGCGCCAGGTGCGCGCCGAGCAGGTCGCGGAGAACCGCCGCGAGCAGCGCGCCAGCGACGAATATTCGGCCCGCCTGATGCGCGGCCAGGCCATCTACTGATAAGCAGCATCCCATCATGCCGACTCCCGCCATGCTCCCTGTCCTGCCGCAGATCGCCGCCACTTCGCCTTCGTCCGCCCCCGCCAAGCCGGCCGCCGGCGAAGACAAGGGTCCGTCGTTCTCGAAGGTGCTGGACGATCAGAAGAACGCCCCGCGCCACGACGCGCCCGCCAAGTCGGCGCAAGGAAAGCCGGCCGACGCCAAGCCCGAGCAGACCGAGCAGCCTGCCCAGCCCGGCAAGTCCGCCGAAGCGGACCCGCCCGCTGACGACGCCGTCGGTTCCGAGAACGGCAGCGCCGCGGACACCGCCGCCGCCGACGCGGCGCCCGACGCCCAGGTCGTCGCCATGGTGCAGGCGCCGGTCGCGGCGCCCACCCTGCCCCTGCAGGCGCTCGAAATCGCCGCGCAGTCGGCAGCCCTGCAAAGCCAGTCGGCCGCCAAGCTGGCCGCGCAGCAGACCGGCGTGGCGGCATCGCCGGCAGCCGCCGCGACCGCCGCGGTGGCGCAACAGCCATCGTCGCAAGTGCGTGGCACGCCCCAGCCTGCCGCGGCGCTGCCCGGCCAGGCCGCCGTTGCCGCGGCCGTCCCGCAGGCGGCCCCGTTGCCGCAGCACACTGTCGTGGCTGCCGCCATGCCCGTTGCCGCGGAACAGGTCCAGAACGGCCAGCCCGTCACGCTGCCGCGTCACCTGACCATCGCCACGGCGCGCGACCCGCGCGCGGCCGCGGCTCATGCCGCGCAGGCCGGCCAGCAAACGTCCGCTCAAGCCTCTCTCGAGGCGCCCCTCCAGGCGGCCGCCATGCCCGAAGCCACGCCCGAGCTGCCCGATTTCGGCGCGCAGCTGGCGGACTCGGGCAAGAACGGCGACGCCCCGGCGCAGTTCACGTTGGGCGCCCTGACGGCCAGCGTGCGCGGCCCCGGCGCGCAAACGCCCGTTCCGGCCGAACTGCGCCCCGCGGCGCCGATGCCGCTGCTGGAGGTTTCCAGCCCCGTGGGTTCCGCGCAATGGGGACGCGATCTGGGCCGGCAACTGGTCCTGTTGGGCGGTGACGCCCAACGAGGCCACCACACCGCCGAACTGCGCCTGGATCCCCCCGATCTCGGCCCGCTGCGCGTCACGCTCAGCCTTTCCGACGGCGTGGCCAGCGCCAGCTTCGTGTCGTCGCATGCCGCCGTGCGCCAGGCGCTGGAATCGGCGCTGCCGCAGTTGCAGCAGGCGTTGGCCGAGGCCGGCATCTCGCTGGGCCAGGCTAACGTGGGCGAACAGGGCAACCAGTTCGCGCAGGAACAGTCCACCGGCCAGCAGGGCCGCGGCCAGTCTGCCTCCGCCGGTGACGCCCAGGGCGACCAGGTCGTGCCGCAGCCCGTGGCAGTGGTGCGCGATGCCAACGCGCTGGTCGACACCTTCGCCTGATCGGCATTGCACAGTAATAGCGTGAGATACCCCGCTTTCGTCCTGTTTTTCGCGTGCCTGGGCATGCGGACTTTGGGGCAGAATGCTCTCATTCCATCAGCATCGGTTCAGTCATAGCCGCACAACCCGTATCGACAACGAGATGGCGACCACCAAGATCCCTAGCGCTCCCCGCGCCGCATCCTCCTCCGGCGGCATCGGCCGTCTGCTGCGTCCGCTGCTCATGCTGCTGGCTCTGCTCGCGGTTGCCGCCGCCAGCGTGGCCGCCACGTGGTTCTTCATGAATTGGCAGGCGGGCCGCGAGCTCAGCCCCGTGCAGATCGGCGTAGGCGGCCCGGGCCAGGCCCAGGCAGCCGGCGCGCCCGGCGCGCAGCCCACCACCTTCGTGCCTCCGCCCACGGCGCCGGTACAGGTGCCGGCTCCCATCTTCATTCCGCTCGAGCCGTTCACCGCCACCGTCGAAGATCCCGAGTCCGAGCGCATCGTGCGCGTCGGCATCACGCTGCGGGTCAGCGACGAGCAAAGCCGTACGCGCATCGAGAAGTACCTGCCCGAAGTGCGCAGCCGCGTGCTGATGGTGCTGTCGGCCCAGACGCCGCAGACCGTGCGCACGCCGCAAGGCAAGGCCGACATGGCCAAGGCCATCATGGCTGCCGTCAACAAGCCGTTTTCGCCGATCCCTGACGGCCAGTACGTCTCCGATGTGCTGTTCACGGAATTCGTGGTGCAATAAGCATGGCCTATGAGGCGTTTCTTTCCCAGGACGAAGTCGATGCCCTGCTCGCCGGCGTAACCGGCGAGGCCGACGCGGCGCCCTCGGCGCCTGCGGAGCCCGAAGGGACCCGGGCCTACGACCTCAGTTCGCCGGACCGCGTCGTGCGCCGGCGCATGCAGACGCTCGAACTCATCAACGAGCGCTTCGCGCGCGGCATGCGCAACGTGCTGCTGAACTTCATGCGGCGCAGCGCCGACATCACGGTCGGCGCCATCCGCATCCAGAAGTACGCCGACTTCGAACGCAACCTGCCGGTGCCCAGCAATCTGAACATGGTGCAGATGCGGCCGCTGCGCGGCACGGCCCTGTTCACGTACGACCCCAACCTGGTGTTCCTGGTCATCGACAGCCTGTTCGGCGGCGACGGCCGCTATCACACGCGAGTCGAGGGCCGCGACTTCACCAACACCGAGCAGCGCATCATCCGCCGACTGCTGAACCTGTCGCTGGAATGCTACGGCCGCTCGTGGGAGCCCGTGTATCCCATCGAGTTCGAGTACGTGCGCTCGGAAATGCACACCAAGTTCGCCAGCGTCACCGGCAGCAACGAGGTGGTGGTGGTCACGCCTTTCCACATCGAGTTCGGCGCCACCGGCGGCGAACTCAACATCTGCCTGCCCTACTCGATGATCGAGCCGGTCCGCGACCTGCTCACCCGTCCGCTGCAGGAGACCGCGCTCGACGAAGTCGACCAGCGCTGGACCCAGCAGCTGTCGCGCCAGGTGCGCAGCGCCGACGTCGAGCTGGCGGCCGAGTTCGCGCGCATCCCCTCATCCATCCGCGACCTGATGCGGCTGAAGGTCGGCGACATCCTGCCGATCGACGTTCCTCAAACCGTAACCGCCCATATCGACGGCGTGCCGCTCATGGAATGCAGTTACGGCGTCTTCAATGGCCAGTACGCCCTGCGCGTACAGAATATGCTCAACTACGAACCCTCCGAGGCTTCCGAAAATGACTGACCAGACCGGCGACAGCAGCACGCCCGCCTCCTCGGCCGCCGACGACTGGGCCGACGCGCTCGCGGAACAATCCCGCGTTCCGAACCCTCCCACGCAGGCCGACGGCCTGAAGTCGTCCGACCCGGCTCCGGCCGCCAGCGCCGCCACCGCCGCCGCTCCGCAGGCCCCCGCCCAGCCGGCGGCCCAGTCGGCCGCGCAGTCGGTCTTCAAGCCGCTGTCGGGCAAGGACACCGTCACGGGTACCGACATCGACCTGATCATGGACGTTCCGGTCCAGCTCACCGTCGAGCTCGGCCGCACCCGTCTCACCATCAAGAACCTGCTGCAGCTCGGCCAGGGCTCCGTCGTCGAGCTCGACGGCCTGGCCGGCGAGCCGATGGACATCTTCGTCAATGGCTACCTCATTGCCCAAGGCGAAGTCGTCGTGGTCGAGGACAAGTACGGCATCCGCCTCACCGACATCATCACGCCGTCGGAACGCCTCAACCGCCTGAACAATCGCCGCTGAACCCATGACGCAA
Protein-coding regions in this window:
- the fliH gene encoding flagellar assembly protein FliH, with product MSDHGSVESQLSRRAAWRRWQMVSFDEPEVEDLPAEPEPAPDPGPDPEEVRQALREQARTEGRLQGLTEGHQQGLAEGREQGHAEGLKAGREAGYAEGLAQAREHGRQEAEHLNALASSLATSLRALEEQLGQSLITLALDIAGQVVRERLDQHPEAMVAAVREVLHINPTPPQGALRLWVHPEDLELVRLHLADELKEGNWRVLADESITRGGCRAETPYGDIDATLQTRWRRVAASLGRSASWDEQA
- the fliJ gene encoding flagellar export protein FliJ, with the protein product MPSQLPLDMLIGLAKESTDEAARVLGRLNAERTQAERQLTMLYDYRQDYLQRLQQAMQTGMSAADCHNYQRFISTLDDAIGQQTNVLRVADDHLARGRQHWQQEQRKLNSFDALSQRQVRAEQVAENRREQRASDEYSARLMRGQAIY
- the fliN gene encoding flagellar motor switch protein FliN, with protein sequence MTDQTGDSSTPASSAADDWADALAEQSRVPNPPTQADGLKSSDPAPAASAATAAAPQAPAQPAAQSAAQSVFKPLSGKDTVTGTDIDLIMDVPVQLTVELGRTRLTIKNLLQLGQGSVVELDGLAGEPMDIFVNGYLIAQGEVVVVEDKYGIRLTDIITPSERLNRLNNRR
- a CDS encoding flagellar hook-length control protein FliK — translated: MPTPAMLPVLPQIAATSPSSAPAKPAAGEDKGPSFSKVLDDQKNAPRHDAPAKSAQGKPADAKPEQTEQPAQPGKSAEADPPADDAVGSENGSAADTAAADAAPDAQVVAMVQAPVAAPTLPLQALEIAAQSAALQSQSAAKLAAQQTGVAASPAAAATAAVAQQPSSQVRGTPQPAAALPGQAAVAAAVPQAAPLPQHTVVAAAMPVAAEQVQNGQPVTLPRHLTIATARDPRAAAAHAAQAGQQTSAQASLEAPLQAAAMPEATPELPDFGAQLADSGKNGDAPAQFTLGALTASVRGPGAQTPVPAELRPAAPMPLLEVSSPVGSAQWGRDLGRQLVLLGGDAQRGHHTAELRLDPPDLGPLRVTLSLSDGVASASFVSSHAAVRQALESALPQLQQALAEAGISLGQANVGEQGNQFAQEQSTGQQGRGQSASAGDAQGDQVVPQPVAVVRDANALVDTFA
- the fliM gene encoding flagellar motor switch protein FliM — translated: MAYEAFLSQDEVDALLAGVTGEADAAPSAPAEPEGTRAYDLSSPDRVVRRRMQTLELINERFARGMRNVLLNFMRRSADITVGAIRIQKYADFERNLPVPSNLNMVQMRPLRGTALFTYDPNLVFLVIDSLFGGDGRYHTRVEGRDFTNTEQRIIRRLLNLSLECYGRSWEPVYPIEFEYVRSEMHTKFASVTGSNEVVVVTPFHIEFGATGGELNICLPYSMIEPVRDLLTRPLQETALDEVDQRWTQQLSRQVRSADVELAAEFARIPSSIRDLMRLKVGDILPIDVPQTVTAHIDGVPLMECSYGVFNGQYALRVQNMLNYEPSEASEND
- the fliI gene encoding flagellar protein export ATPase FliI, translated to MQPHADPAAAPVPLTERWKTQLQIGSIRTVSTEPWLVTGRITRATGLVLHATGLRLPVGAACRIEIARGHDYWADAEVVGFDGHTLYLMPQADISGLPPGARVMPSEPALQRPVPLPRKAELNGNAKPQIGRHLPVGNAMLGRVVDGAGRPLDGLGPLTGAEQAPLTALPINPLSRAPIDTVLDVGVRAINGLLTVGRGQRMGLFAGSGVGKSVLLGMMARYTRADIIVVGLIGERGREVKEFIEHNLGPEGLARSVVVAAPADVSPLLRLQGASYATRLAEHFRDQGLDVLLIMDSLTRYAMAQREIALAIGEPPATKGYPPSVFARLPALVERTGMGAPGPNGKAGSITAFYTVLAEGDDQQDPIADAARAILDGHIVLSRHLAEAGHYPAIDIEASISRAMTSLITPQQFALVRRFKQTFSRYQRNRDLIAVGAYAAGNDHQLDDAIARYPRLEAYLQQDISDNIDYPTAIDQLRGSFEIKETYA
- a CDS encoding flagellar basal body-associated FliL family protein translates to MATTKIPSAPRAASSSGGIGRLLRPLLMLLALLAVAAASVAATWFFMNWQAGRELSPVQIGVGGPGQAQAAGAPGAQPTTFVPPPTAPVQVPAPIFIPLEPFTATVEDPESERIVRVGITLRVSDEQSRTRIEKYLPEVRSRVLMVLSAQTPQTVRTPQGKADMAKAIMAAVNKPFSPIPDGQYVSDVLFTEFVVQ